The window AATATATGACAAAAATTTGGatgaaattctttttgaattgGAAAAAGAACAAGAAGAATTAAGCTTAGAATTTACTAAGCATGATATCATTTTGAATTCTGAAATAACAAAAGAAATGCAATATCAAATATGTCTGCTTTTAAAAGCTCTTGGAATTCCTTGGATTGATTCACCAGGTGAAGCAGAAGCTCAAGCTTCTATTTTAActcaattaaatatttgtcaTGGTGTATTATCTGATGATTCTGATTGCTTAATTTTCGGagcaaaaaaaatctttcgtaatttcttttctgGAAATAGTGTTGAAATGTATGATCTAAATCAAGTTAAAAAGTATCTTGGAATTGAAAAACAAGAACAATTCTATATTCTAGCAATCTTACTTGGTTGTGATTATACTGTTGGAGTTAATGGAATTGGACCAGTTAATGCTGTTGAAGTACTTAAAGCATATCCTGAACTTGAAGATATGattttattccaaaattgGTCAATGAATAAGTTTCAAGATAAAAGTAATGATCTAATTAATGATACTTTTGAAAGAGctgaatttaaaagaaatcatTCCAATTATAGACACTCTTGGGTATTTCCTCCAGATTTCCCATGCTTTGATGCAATTCATGCAATgaaaaatccaaatattatttcaaattttaaacCAACCTTTGgtaaaattgataaaaattcaactattgaattaattacaaataatacaaatctAACTCATGAAAAAGTATCTCTAATTATTGATCCAATCattaaaaatcaaaataataaatacaaacaaacaaaaattgatgaattcttaattcaaaatcaatctattaaatttaatcatcatcatattcaaaaagatgaaaaagtTGCATccattatttctaaaagaatgaaaaagGCTCTAAATCATCTCAAGTAAAGTAAGTTGGTCTTCCTTTATAAGTATCTAAAATCTCCAATTGATACTGATTAAATTTATGTTTATGAATAAAGTTCCACCCATCTTGATGagttttaaagaattcttGAATACATTCCtgaatttgtttttttaatatttgagaaatatTCCTATTACCACTATAATTTGCTAAGAAAGTTATTGTCTCTGGAAGCCAAAATGGAATATCATATGGATgacttaatattattgaaataagtCCTAGTACTCCAGCTCTATTATAtctttcattatttttactaatattattctcaCTTGATTGAGATTGAGTTTTATCttctattaaagaaaatatatcttccaaattattgaaatttattaatttcaaaatcttcatttcatcaagattattattattattcactTTTTCCATTCTATTAATCCATATTTTGAACAAtctaatataattaatacatcttgaattatttaaagctCTAAATAAAGTGCATAAAgctaattttgaaatatattttatttctgattgatcttcaaataatccacttattatattatttattatatccAATTCAATTCTTGTTCCATTTAATAATGGAGAATAAAATTCACCAATTATTGTATTTAAtcttattttaaataatctattcttataattattgaaatctAATCcttttatattattcacAATATTATCCAATCTATCcattattggaatttcattatgatttaattgagtaattaataatgacaTTAAAGATCCATAAGAAAGTCCAAgtatatcattattattaccactaattatttgtaatctattaatcaaatttaaaatatcattaaatggaatcatttcttctattattaattctgatCTTCTActtgaatataaatctCTAAGtaaacaataatataatattacttccgaatttgaaataatctTGGAATCTATATGGTTATTATTACtctttttattatgatctatcatttcttcttcttttattattatattatttaaattatttaattcattatttaattttaacataattaatttaaattcttgaattaaattatctCTTAAAGATCTTTCCAAAtcatttctatattttgaataaattaaattacttgcaattattaaagaatgaaGCATATTTGACATTTCTTCTCTTAATtgtttataattattatccttttttaacattaaattaaaaatatttaaaccATTCTTGAGATAATCTTTAACTTTCTCTGAAACTTGGAGATTATTAtcattcattattaattcagtTAAACCACTTTGATAAATTCTTAAATACTTTATCATTTCAAATGTTgataaatcattattatcttcaataattatattattatcttcattatccaccatttttgaatatttgaatggatttaaaataaaatttaataatatatttaaagttgaattattatccatcaaatttgaattaaaagatgaataatataataataaatcattttctaattcttttcttcttattgatttattactactattattactgttgttattattaatattattatcattatcattattgtcaaagtaataataataacttaaGTTCTGTCTAATTACTGGAGTTAATGAATGCTTAATAAAATCcatataattgaaaataaaatcttGATCACTTTGTTGAAATTCACTATATAAGATTTGtatcaatttctttctattcaaattgttattatttgaaataaaattatccatatcttttgaaattgttgaaattgaaaaaattgaagataagatctccaatattaatatatgtttttctttctctaaattcattataCTATTATTACACCATTCTTGTAATACttccaaaattaattcaatcttattattactataattcaaatctttactttcaaattttgtttttatcataaataaaagtaattggaaaaatattatacttacaattgataaattatttgaataacaTTTAAAACGATGATATGGAAATGAATTCATTATTGAtgtataattcaaaatcaaattattgattGTTATACTAACATTTGTTGAATTCATTATCTTTCTTTCTGTTCTTGAAGTAATAATACTTGTTTGACTTGAATTTGGATGATTATTAGATATTTGATGACGATAAACTGTAATATTGAccatattttctaataaatttcGTATCTTATGATCTTcatcaataaaatttgattctttcataattaattcaacaaGAAATTgtttatcattttcataaagtttcttaaataatgttgttaaattaaagaaaatcatTGAATAAAAGCtagtattattagatttatcaatatccaaaaatatATCCCATAAgtaattccaataatttgaaattaacaTTCTGAtagattttaattcatctttaaattcatcTCTTTTGAATTGAGATATAAATGTAACTAAAACTCCttgtataaatattaaagttataAGTGATCTTCTTATTAgtgaattattaatcaataattcatttctcatatcattcaaattacttaatagaattttgattgaattaacaatataattaatattgtaatTTTCTGATTCcatataattcaaattaattcttgaaatCAGTTCTAAattatcatcaatattattattattattattattattttgggATTGACTAAACAATTTAATAAGCTTATCAAGTTtaatttccaaattatttctgtatttttcaactttatgattatttaaaccaatattattggataaatattggaataataaattatcaaaatctcGATTACTAATTATATGATTTAATCCATTAAATAATCTTACAGGAATATTTTCCTTacttaatttaaaagatgaTGAGTAAGatatgatattaataaattgaattaataaatcaaaattattccaTAGAAAACGATGATATgttgaattattaacaataatataagAAAATCCAGATAAATGATTAAATAGAAACTCTTCCATTGGATCAAGCTTATTATCAGAATAGTTCTGAAAAGTTGATTTAACATAATCTATGTTAGATCTTAAAATTGTTTCAAAAGTTGGATAATTAAGATCTTCTTGaacaatttgaatttgattcttTGTAATTTGAGATATAATACAATCTGATAATTGATCATATTTCTTATATATAAAGATTGAGAAATAtacttcaaataaaatgaaCTGTAATACATTATTTCTAGAAGAAATATGAGAATTAATAGATTCTTTTAAAGTTGTTTGAGCAGATTTTCTAATTACATTATAATTACCCAAACTAAATAatgtaattaaataaatcaattttctTCGATATCCATAAAATCCATATTCATGTCTTCtcatattaattcttttattccaataatattgtatATTCTTAAGCCAAAAGATTTTTGGAGAATTTATTAAGCTTGATTGATGATATAATCCATTTGTATATGATAACCAAGCTAAAACTGAATCtgaaaaatcaatattgTAAAGagaagataatgataaGTTACTAGAAGATGAGTAATAATGGTTCAAACATTGATTAATagttttaataacttttgaTTTGAATCTGATTTCTTCAGtattagtaatattgaCCAAAggatttgataatttataatatgtATTAGTATTAGTGACTTGTAAATTACTTGACTTGTTTTGATCAATAAGATCAAACATTTCATCTTCTTGTTTCATATTGTATTCAAGATTGGTTACTTCAAGCATTTGTATACCGGTAAATACTTGTACTAGAAACAGAACTAAACGATAAGTATCAGAATAATACTTTGAAAAGAATGGttcaaattcttgaaaGTTTTCTTGATTcaaagttaataataataattgttgattattattaaattcagtttttttttgaaatattgaagaatcATTTCTTACAATTGGTAATATATAAGATActgatttatttaaaatacgaagattatttaaacaaaatgaTACAGTACCAATAATATCAAGATTAACTGATTGTTTATTAGTTTCATCatttctttgaattatattaagtaaaatctgaaaatttattgaattgtCTTGATCTTTAGGAATCTTTTCATCTTGAGTAAGGAAATTATCAATagaatctttaaaaatttgtaaatattcCTGATATAAGTTATCcaataaattagaaatcCCAGAACTAGTAGAttctatttgaataatttttttcaaaagcttgataataaacaaataattgaaaatgattaaagACTTAACTTCAAGTAAACATTTTCTGTGAGGTATAAACCAAATAGGTTTTTGAACATGATTAAGAATAGATTTTTCTTGTACATAAAATGGAAGTCCCCAAAGAATTATTCCTTTTACAATAGAATCAGAACTCTTTAAAACTGGAA is drawn from Cryptosporidium parvum Iowa II chromosome 4, whole genome shotgun sequence and contains these coding sequences:
- a CDS encoding very large low complexity protein, yielding MFEKTIDYKDFFPEFIDDDVKRRETREAVEEIFELFKNDQLFSINSMQSLARLIKQLNQFEDLVFIRFVKRSERINIIQNIWNIIKNEQVPMSTKIRFANILASHINYYKKLYLRPWWHSEFVSQIDLENNTTEADFKCNCQNEALEEQGRNKDKNCICGLIDFEYIINTIEEEFTRDYLDGPITNSQKVRNYVSSLSRILNAYNPYIGEVELERFLSKWLSLNTSNFSFFVYSKLFVLICSPYCSYKLLSSERIFEIWEILNGQLINHWDSAMIAVISRGVRYSWKIGKSLDGLYKRIPYLFEVLYINLGIPILHNVVPNSINTGATSSNSSVSSGTSNSQVLQTKAPSIIKEIISSELLSALTIKPVNVFNKFAIIFIHLIKSLNCLHDIENQKISDCNQEIVEHVKLIPNSLINLVNIVYPLNHPSNIGKWSHGISIFVQALTYQYCKRIYRERVIIKSEKISQIEKEYIQKVSLCRFDDEYLMTILFPLMEQGIYSKDIQAASRYEDSLKRWTYILPDILLSFLLNIKIMPALEGDTETHQVYIAFRILATIVPLVIQFTPQELPKFLQVSLQGIDISDPMKINQTLFFLTVLFYNLQNYQVEALDFDEYEAIEKLSLCMENNSQEIENLKSYYSLYNYPKDIIPLSDKSLQNRKEIPKVILDQTDIYGQSPLNFYFKNNMEGDYNFLLDEDIKKNFYFIFNGKFDKETLMEKFEQRKLLIDSFFGYWIFEFLERVLNLLENVVKPSETASYSSSVDLGISYALRALIISIFTKCKQLGYNQLLRDCYEMIGNWISNNYIPDNYKHLSKILSAMGSCDPSLSFEFILSKLLLKVKAGSEYTQNINHDNSFIQEQFNGIKFINNKNSLESEDESFILYYINLVSSLIRYTQNHLLKNENRVYYFGIYSLIIELLSDSRRKIKRAGLKLEQRFIESLIHIQIVDYKDSCLVPVLKSSDSIVKGIILWGLPFYVQEKSILNHVQKPIWFIPHRKCLLEVKSLIIFNYLFIIKLLKKIIQIESTSSGISNLLDNLYQEYLQIFKDSIDNFLTQDEKIPKDQDNSINFQILLNIIQRNDETNKQSVNLDIIGTVSFCLNNLRILNKSVSYILPIVRNDSSIFQKKTEFNNNQQLLLLTLNQENFQEFEPFFSKYYSDTYRLVLFLVQVFTGIQMLEVTNLEYNMKQEDEMFDLIDQNKSSNLQVTNTNTYYKLSNPLVNITNTEEIRFKSKVIKTINQCLNHYYSSSSNLSLSSLYNIDFSDSVLAWLSYTNGLYHQSSLINSPKIFWLKNIQYYWNKRINMRRHEYGFYGYRRKLIYLITLFSLGNYNVIRKSAQTTLKESINSHISSRNNVLQFILFEVYFSIFIYKKYDQLSDCIISQITKNQIQIVQEDLNYPTFETILRSNIDYVKSTFQNYSDNKLDPMEEFLFNHLSGFSYIIVNNSTYHRFLWNNFDLLIQFINIISYSSSFKLSKENIPVRLFNGLNHIISNRDFDNLLFQYLSNNIGLNNHKVEKYRNNLEIKLDKLIKLFSQSQNNNNNNNNIDDNLELISRINLNYMESENYNINYIVNSIKILLSNLNDMRNELLINNSLIRRSLITLIFIQGVLVTFISQFKRDEFKDELKSIRMLISNYWNYLWDIFLDIDKSNNTSFYSMIFFNLTTLFKKLYENDKQFLVELIMKESNFIDEDHKIRNLLENMVNITVYRHQISNNHPNSSQTSIITSRTERKIMNSTNVSITINNLILNYTSIMNSFPYHRFKCYSNNLSIVSIIFFQLLLFMIKTKFESKDLNYSNNKIELILEVLQEWCNNSIMNLEKEKHILILEILSSIFSISTISKDMDNFISNNNNLNRKKLIQILYSEFQQSDQDFIFNYMDFIKHSLTPVIRQNLSYYYYFDNNDNDNNINNNNSNNSSNKSIRRKELENDLLLYYSSFNSNLMDNNSTLNILLNFILNPFKYSKMVDNEDNNIIIEDNNDLSTFEMIKYLRIYQSGLTELIMNDNNLQVSEKVKDYLKNGLNIFNLMLKKDNNYKQLREEMSNMLHSLIIASNLIYSKYRNDLERSLRDNLIQEFKLIMLKLNNELNNLNNIIIKEEEMIDHNKKSNNNHIDSKIISNSEVILYYCLLRDLYSSRRSELIIEEMIPFNDILNLINRLQIISGNNNDILGLSYGSLMSLLITQLNHNEIPIMDRLDNIVNNIKGLDFNNYKNRLFKIRLNTIIGEFYSPLLNGTRIELDIINNIISGLFEDQSEIKYISKLALCTLFRALNNSRCINYIRLFKIWINRMEKVNNNNNLDEMKILKLINFNNLEDIFSLIEDKTQSQSSENNISKNNERYNRAGVLGLISIILSHPYDIPFWLPETITFLANYSGNRNISQILKKQIQECIQEFFKTHQDGWNFIHKHKFNQYQLEILDTYKGRPTYFT